In one window of Dehalococcoidales bacterium DNA:
- a CDS encoding PmeII family type II restriction endonuclease has product MDIIKLEEISQYIKDNIGSFHKGRLDSIRRLKLDNILLRKNPYLFKARNILLAQDLVKTLLDAYLSSQEETIFGNFLEGLAIFINQKVYDGWKSSTQGIDLEFNKDDVRYIVAIKSGPNWGNSSQIRKMQDDFRRAKQTIRTGNSKLNITAVNGCCYGRNAKPDRGDYYKYCGQKFWEFISGNSDLYLKIIKPLGHLAREKNDEFQEEYAQIVNKFTIEFSEMFVTGGEISWDSLLRFNSCEMKPKSK; this is encoded by the coding sequence ATGGACATAATTAAACTAGAAGAAATCAGCCAGTATATAAAAGACAACATCGGTAGCTTTCACAAAGGCAGGCTTGATAGTATAAGAAGACTTAAACTAGATAATATTCTGCTGAGAAAGAACCCTTACCTATTCAAGGCTCGGAACATCCTGCTGGCACAAGACTTAGTGAAAACCTTGCTTGACGCCTATTTGTCCTCTCAAGAAGAAACGATATTTGGAAACTTCCTGGAAGGACTGGCTATCTTCATTAACCAAAAAGTATATGATGGCTGGAAGTCATCAACCCAGGGTATAGACCTGGAGTTTAATAAGGATGATGTCCGCTATATCGTAGCTATCAAATCTGGCCCGAATTGGGGTAATAGTAGCCAGATCAGAAAAATGCAGGATGATTTCCGGAGGGCTAAACAGACCATCCGAACCGGCAACTCAAAGCTAAATATTACCGCCGTTAATGGATGCTGCTATGGTAGAAACGCTAAGCCGGACAGGGGAGACTATTATAAATATTGCGGCCAGAAGTTCTGGGAATTCATATCAGGAAACAGTGATCTGTATTTGAAAATAATCAAACCTCTCGGACATCTGGCAAGGGAGAAAAACGATGAATTTCAGGAAGAATACGCTCAAATAGTAAACAAATTTACCATTGAGTTCAGCGAGATGTTTGTAACCGGTGGTGAAATAAGCTGGGATTCCCTATTACGCTTCAACTCCTGTGAAATGAAGCCAAAATCCAAATAA
- a CDS encoding site-specific DNA-methyltransferase yields MTTELSTTLELDRIIQGDSLNALKSLPDSCVDLIFTSPPYADNRKKTYKGIPTKEYVQWFLPISAELKRVLKNDGTFVLNIKERTENGERQTYVLELILEMRKQGWLWTEEYVWHKKNCYPGKWPNRFRDAWERCLQFNKQRKFKMYQKAVMVPIGEWSKNRLAKLSETDLIRDESKVGSGFGKNVSNWLGKQSVYPTNVLHLATECANRGHSASFPLSLPTWFIKLFTQEEDVVLDPFIGSGTSAIACLDLNRHYIGIEAMENYYKLAQESIEIWKAANKGKTVRMALWT; encoded by the coding sequence ATGACCACCGAACTCAGTACTACCTTAGAGTTAGACAGGATAATCCAGGGAGATTCTTTAAACGCCTTGAAATCTCTCCCGGATTCTTGTGTTGACCTAATATTCACCTCCCCCCCTTATGCCGATAACCGTAAGAAGACCTATAAAGGAATCCCTACTAAAGAATACGTTCAATGGTTTTTGCCAATATCTGCTGAACTTAAAAGAGTCCTGAAGAATGACGGCACTTTTGTCTTGAACATAAAAGAAAGAACTGAAAACGGCGAACGTCAGACTTACGTCCTTGAGCTAATACTTGAAATGAGAAAGCAAGGATGGCTTTGGACAGAGGAATATGTTTGGCATAAGAAGAACTGTTATCCGGGCAAGTGGCCGAATCGCTTTCGAGACGCCTGGGAACGATGTTTACAGTTCAACAAGCAAAGGAAATTCAAGATGTATCAAAAAGCTGTCATGGTACCGATTGGAGAATGGAGTAAGAACAGATTGGCGAAACTGAGTGAGACAGACCTTATCAGGGATGAATCCAAGGTTGGAAGTGGTTTTGGCAAGAATGTTTCGAACTGGCTTGGGAAACAGTCTGTCTACCCCACAAATGTGCTGCATCTTGCTACTGAATGTGCTAATCGTGGCCATAGTGCTTCCTTCCCGCTTTCTCTGCCAACCTGGTTTATCAAACTCTTTACTCAAGAAGAAGACGTAGTGCTTGACCCTTTCATCGGTTCTGGAACATCAGCCATCGCTTGCTTAGACTTAAACAGGCACTACATCGGAATAGAGGCGATGGAGAACTATTACAAATTAGCCCAAGAATCCATCGAAATATGGAAGGCGGCAAATAAAGGAAAAACCGTAAGAATGGCTTTATGGACATAA